The region ATTCAACATGAAGATGCTACGGAACATTGTTACACTCAAAGGGATGCCCAAGTCATGGCATCTCACTATAAATAGGATGATAAAAGACCACCCGTTAGGGTAGAGCTGGCACGGATGGATCTTCAGCTCGGCTAGAAGCCTCGGAATGAAGAGGTGTAGAAGGAACCTTAGCCCGAAGTTAAGGGCCGCCTTGAACACAAACAGCCTCTGGTGGCAAAGATTGCATGCCCTCTCACTTGGCTTGGCTCTACGAACCCTCAAGCAGTCGAGCCATGAGTAAGTCGACTTAATCTCCTCGACGTCCTTCTCACGAAGCACACTTCGGTGATGAAATGCATCAAAATGGACGGTACTAGGGTACTCGTCCGCTCTCTCGTCCAACATACTCTTCAAACTATTCGAGCAACGATTAATTGAGAAGGGGGAGACAAGAGCTTTACCTTGGAGTGAGCGTAGAGTAGCCCTCTTATGCATAGCTTCCTTTTCCGAGAAAGAGGACTTGACAGGGCCTTGTCCACCTGACATACTTGAGAACTTAAAGAGAGTTAAGAGCTTGAGAGAATTTGAGAATTTAAGAAGTTgagaaatgaaggtgtgaatgaAAATGAGAACTTCTCATCTCCTTTTATAGGAAAAAGGTCACCTGCTACATCAGGTCGTAAGTTAGCTTGGTTCGCGCTAGCAGGTACCCGTTGAAAAAAAACACCGGAAATGGTGAGGAAAGGCAATAAAAGATGACATGATAAACGAGAAAAGTGATGCAGGACGTCGCTTATCACATCAGTCTTCCGAAAAAAGCCTGGCTGAAACCAAATATGTCACTAGTCTTAACTAAAGGACAATTATGTTAATCATCAAGATTAACAAAATTAATGGGGTTTAAGACAAGATTAGCTTTTCAGTTGAACTCACGAGTACGAGAAGGAGACGTTCTCCTctgtatcagagccatgacggccacaattTGTGCGCAGGGAAGCCCCGGCCGACCAGGCAACAATTGGAGGCtctttggcctaccaggagcctctgtatcagagccatgacggccacaattTATGCGCGGGGAAGCCCCGGCCGACCAGGTAACAATTGGAGGCcctttggcctaccaggagcctttGTATCAGAGCCATGATGGCCACAATTTGTGCGCGGGGAAGCCCCGGCCGACCAGGCAACAATTGGAGGCCCcttggcctaccaggagcctttGTATCAGAGCCATGATGGCCACAATTTGTGCCCGGGGAAGCCCTGGCCGATCAGGAAATAATTGGAGGCcctttggcctaccaggagcctctgtatcagagccatgacggccacaattTATGCGCGGGGAAGCCCTGGCCGACTAGGCAAGAATTGGAGGCcctttggcctaccaggagcctctgtaTCAAAGCCATAACGGCCCCAATTTGTGCGCGGGGAAGCCCCGGCCGACCATGCAACAATTGGAGGCcctttggcctaccaggagcctctgtattaaagccatgacggccacaattTATGTGCGGGGAAGCCCCGGCCGACCAACCATCAattggaggccttttggcctaccagaaGCCTCTGTATCAGAGTTATGATGGCCACAACTTACCTCCGTAGTGGCCTTGGCCTACCAGccaacaaattgaggcctttcAGCCTATCAGAAACTCCTGTAGGATAGCCATGAGGCCTTCAAAAGATACCTCAGAGACCCTCTAGAGAGATCCTTGGGAAATTTCTTGAAAATGATATTCTCACCGGAaccaagtttcgtgaagactagaacgtctACGAGAACGGGGAGGTTGAGGGGCATAACATCCTACAAGAGAAGTTTGGATTAGTTCAAAGAAGTATAAGGCTTCCTACAAAGGGAAAGTTCAGTAGAACATAGAGCGTTCAGCAAGAACGAGTACAGAAAATCCATCAGGATGAGTACAGAACGTTCGTTGAAACAGCCATAGTAGAACCCTGAGGAACGCAAAGACAACTATGAAATTAATTCCATAGAAAATCAAAGACCACGAGAGCATGATAAGATATGTAGAAACCTAGAACTCTTACTTAGAAGTTCAAAAAAAAAGTGGGGGGCAGGAACCCCTGGGCAACCACCTCCAGGCCAACCAAGAACTGGCCGACCAGGAGGGGGCCAACCAGAACCCTCTACCCCAAAGTGGCCGAGCAGCCCATTTTAGGGGCTTGAGGCCGAGTAGAGCCTCCTGCCCCAGGAGGTTCTGCTCGACCCCGAGCCCCCCTTTcgaatttttttgaaattttttgaaaaaaatagaaaaaaatcagaattttttttgaaattttttaaattttcaggattttGAGATTAAGCTTagattagggccgattagtgaAATTAAGCCCAGATTATGGCTGATTAGTGTATATTAAGCATAATTAACCCAAATTAGGGATAATTAGTGATTTATGTGATGAAATTAGCCCAGATTAGGGCCGTTTAACCTATTCACTCTTGTAATTAGTGTGAATTAAGGATAATTAGTGTCTTATGCATACTGATTAGTCGTAATTAGCCCCGTTTAGGGcagattagcctcgattaaggccaattagtgcattatagcttaaaattaggctctttTAAGCCTAATTAGCAACTTGTACATagaaattagccccgattagggtcAATTAGCCCTTATTAGGGCCAATTAGCAGCTTTcaccctataattaaccttgacgaaggttaaggggtgataaacGCTCGTTTTATAGTCCCGATTAGGACCATTTAGTGTTGAACACCATTCAAATATCCTCTACGGGGGCCTTAAGTGTGTATAATCACACTCATAAGCCGTTGTAATCGTGTAGATCCCTCCACACGTTACGATAACGCGGTGATACCCACGAAGGGCCGATATCCATGAAGGGCCGACACCCATGAAGGGCCGacacccatgaagggccgatacccatgaagggccgatacccgagAAGGGCCGAAAGTACCCCGAGTCGCGATTAGACCATTGtaacttccacgaaaactcgagcagtattcacggaagttgggggaaaatgatatggatagaaaatacatcccaaagacacattaaatgtcgcattaattacgCTTGGACTTCTTGTCCGAAAAGTCCAATACAGACATGTCTGGTCCAAGTTTCATAACAGACTTGTCTGGTCCAAATCTTCGTAACAGGCCTATGACGGCCCAAACATCCAAGGCCCACCAGCAGAGGTCGTCCAAGTCCACGAACCTGAGTTGTTCACGGACTAAGCCCAACACGGGTGGAAGAGCAGATATGTGTGTGTtctaaacggactcaaagtcTTACATAGAAGGTTTTGGATCTCCTTCCTTAAGGGGACTCCTAATCATCAtttaagttggagacttgtccaccaagtctcccaacagaaATCTAACCCTAGACTCAACTCTATATAAACGGCTCTACCCCTCAATCTtgaactacgtttttgacttgattcactacaacacagagatacgtagaaatcttgcaaggatcgatagtcccgaacgcaagagcagccattaaaaCTCGAAACTCACCAACCCTAGTATTAAATACTAAAGTACTCAGGTTTTAATTCTAAAATGAAGACTTTTGCAAAATCAATATCTAATAACCTTTTACTTTTCACCGGTTTGTAATAGTAAAGCAACATCAATTTGACACAGGAAATGGTTAAATAAACTCCACTTTTTAATATTtagattttaattttaaattttaaacatttttattaaacATTGGCCCATAACTTTTAATAGGGaaattcttgaaatttatatttATCATGGATAGTTATGTTATTTATAACATAACTAGagtttatataataatatttggaGTTTACTTATGAATTCTCCAAATATATTAAGAGTCATATATATGGAATGTTATGTTATTTTCAACCCATTAATTCCCAAGGTGCTTGGTTtaaattttttgttaaaaaatatttgttttcTTCTTTCGGATGAACACGTGAATTTCCAAATAAGTGATCAAGTTATGAATTTTTCTCTTAACACGCTATTGCTTTTGCAGGAGTTGCTTAAAATCCATGCATAACAGCCGCTTCTCCTTGCGCGAGAAATGAGGAAATTATGGAACACAGAGAAGTAGCAATATGCGTGTGTTACTAATAATTTAAATCACTCACCCGCACTATGATTCCATATATGGAAAGAGTAGTGTCACAGTACCCCACTTTtcttcaaaaaatatttttttatataaatattcaaaatttgatcccaaaataatttaaaaatgtcATATAATATGTTCGGATTAATTTTCatatatttaataaaatgattttcaCAGGTCATCAATTTTAccaattaaaatatttcaaattgATGCATCATTCAGGATATGGCCAAAAAtattccttttcttaaaaaatatgaCAAGAATATCACTTTCGGAACTGTTTGGTCAAAAATATTCGTCTAATACGCATTTGAAAATCatgtattatattaaaaaattttaaaaaaaatttaaaaaaataaaaggaaaataaaagaATAAAAGATAAACATTTTTAAAATGCGTATCACCTTAGCTGAAGGGttctaattttttttctttttgaaaGTTTTTTTTACACAAATTACCTTAACTTAGAAATGTGTATTAGGCAAATATTTTTGACCAAAATTTTTAAATGTGGTATTCTCATCACAAACTCCAAAAAATAGATATTTTTTTCATCATTCATagaatattattttgaaattatttttatatCCAATTTTGTATTCGTAGCACTACTATATCGTAAATTATAACTTGCGAACCTATGCACGCGGATCTTTATTATAATTAGGTTAATTACCATTTATTCACATTATATATCTAACATTTTCAAGTTGGGTCTAGTATTTTTCCATTTGAAGAAAAGAAATCTAAAAGACATTATTTGTATAAACGAGTTTGTGTTATTGTGGCTAATAATCCGTGTccagtaaaaaaaaaattatgtaaatcGCAATGATCGGGCTTGGGCGATCTCTTTTTTTGACAGAGATCGTGCATATCGAGTATGTGGCGATTGGCGAATAGCCATTAGGGATGTCCGGATGATCATGCTTCGAGTTAAACTGCTAAAATTGTAAAAATCAATCTCACTTTATTTCATCTGAACCGAAACCGGAACGAGATGCCCGGCTCCGGTTCACTTATTAATAAATTGAGGTTCGTGATTTGGTTCCGGTTATATCTTAAACCGTTGTCAAACTGAACAACATCTACctaataataattattatatattctTTAAATTATTATTGGTTAGATATTATTCCATACTTGAACCCCGTCGAagttattattatttaaatgaaATACTTAGGGGTTGTTTGGTTAGCGAATGGTTAGCGATGTAGTATGGGTTGAAATGAGTAATCGGGTTAAGGTGGTATAAGCTTGAGTTATCATTCTTAATATCAAACACTGTTTGGTTGAATTGTGGAATGAATATATTTAATTAgaatataattaatttaatactttttattaatttagaaaattaatataactttaattttattttgatttatcgatttaattttgtattaaatatttacataaaattatatgcaaaataaaaaatatattaccCATGTTTCATACTTAACTTCTCACTAGAGTATCAAAAATCCATACTTTGGGAGTTTGAAGTATGGATTTGGAGAATTGAATTCGGGAACCAAATATCAAGTACGTATGGGTTTGCAACGACACCTTATTTCAATAGAGAGTATAACTTGGGTTAGATGGATTGACCAAAACCCATACTTGATACGTAAAAAATCTGAATCAAATCGATCCCCTTCGTTCAATAGAGAGTATAACTTGGGTTAGATGGATTGAAGATCCGGTgttgttttaaaatttttaaaaatcttaacATAAGATTTGATTTAGGTTTAAGCTCTAATCTAAAGCAAACTGGACCCGTATTAGCCATCACTTGTAGAATATTAgaagataaaaaaaaaattattaaaaaaatcggAGGAGTTGTATTATTCAGAAGAACTCATATGGCGGGTCAGCAGCTGCTATCAATTTAAATACTGTGTTCTTGATTTAGTACCGCGTTGAAGTCATGGGAGCACTGAGCACAATGTCTATAGACATataaagaaaaagtgaagtagTTGCTTCCCCCCCTCCATTACTGTGTACTACTAGTTCATTATTGGGTTTGGACAGGTTGAAAAAGAAAAATGCAGAGATTGTTTGGAGTGAAGAGATTATTAACATCCACAAAGTATGCAATGCATCAACGTGCTTCTTTCTCTTCCATGCTTTTCGATGAAACCCAAATTCAGGTTTGTTATCCTACACTCTATCGATCTTCTAATCTGGTTGTTAACTTGTTATATACAAGTATACGATGCATGTGTGCTATATGTGCAGTTCAAGGAAAGCGTTGCGCAGTTTGCTCAAGAAAACATAGCACCTCATGCATCCAAAATAGACAGAACTGATAGTTTCCCGGAGGTACGCATTCATGCAGAAATCTACATTCTATCGATGGTGTTTGATTTATTCTGTATTTGGAGAATAAGTTTTTCGATCATGTTAATCTCAAGACTGAAATCTTAATTAATATCTCTGATGCTATGCATTCTCGTATGTTGGTAGGAGGTGGATTTGTGGAAGTTGATGGGAGATTTCAACCTTCTTGGAATTACTGCTCCAGGCATGTTTACAATATCTTCAAATTCATCAATTCATTTGTAGCACCGGTTGTTGGCTTTAAGTGGAGCGCGGTTCGGTTCGGAGCAGTTTTTGGCCaaaaccgaaaccgaaaccgTATATCCTCGATTTTTAAAGTTGAAAACCGAAACCGCAACCGAAACCATCGGTTCGGTTTCGGTTTGAAAACCTCGATTCGATTTTTATCGGATCGGTTTCGGTTTTAAAATCACATCACTCGAAATTAACAACACAATTATAGCAAGCGGCTCTGTTTGAAATACAAAGCCCTTACCAGCTATAATACCTGGGTGCAAATACAAAACCCTTACCAGTAGTTATTCGGAGAGAGGAAATATATAATTAGAAATAATTTATTATAGGGACATATCGGAAGAAACCGGAAAAGTCATACAGAAGCAAGAAGACATCATAGTCGCACTCCTATAGCAAAAAGTAATAATAGTGGAGCAAAATGATCATTTTTGAAGCTCAGTTCTGCTTCAAACAAGCAGCACCATAAAAAGAACAGTTTTTTAATTGAGCAAATAAACATACGTAAATCACCAGTATGAGTACCTGAAGAGCAACGACTTCTGACGCCTTTTCTCTAGAGAATAATCCGATACCAAGCTAAACTTGTCCAGCTCTACAAAATCATTTTTGTTTTATCATCTTTCTTCATTCATAGAAGTGGGTTTTCCACACTCCGATTTTGCACACTGATAAGACAACCAGTGCCCTGAGTGTGTACTAAAAGTGTGTATTCATTTGATTTGaaagaattaaaaataattcatgaattttaaaaaaatttcacTGATTTTAATTGTTCGTGGATACACCCCTCTAAATCAGACTTGTTTATTAGTTTTagaaatttataatatataaatatattatttattttatttattttaataatcggATCGGTTTCGGGTTTTTACGGTTCGGTTTTAACATAAAACCGAAACCGCAAATCGGTTGCAGTTTGGGTTTATAATTTTTCAGTTTCGGTTTCGATTTCGGTTCGGATTTTAACGGTTCGATTTTTATCGGTTTTTAGCGGTTTCGGTTTTGATTTTTTTCGGTTTTTTGCTCAGCCTAATTGGTTTCATGGAAATAGCTATTATTAGTAATTGTACCACAAAATCATTCAGTAACTTTTTGACTGCCTTGACATCGAGTAATTGTACTATGCAAGTTGGGTCATAATCAACACTACTTTTtcaggaaaaagaaaaagataaCCAAATTTAGGATGTTTTTTAtgaaaaagataaatgatttttCTTATGTGTGCCATGTTGTAATCTAGTTATCAACTCTTACACATTTTTTAAGAGTTTCACCCTTTTAGTTGGGGGAATTTTTGCGTTGATTCATCTTTTTTGACTGTGTTCATCATTATTAGCTAGACTAAAACCAATCAAAATATGTCATCTAAGTTGTTAATACGTACGGCATACCCAGCCTATGGGCAAATAttagaaaaattaaaaaaaaaacatatTCTAAGTTTGGATGTTTCGGATGGTTATGTCACAACTCAGAACTTCCATAACACCCGTCATCAAGTACGGAATTTTAGCAAAAGTATTTTAAAAATCTGGTCCCGTCATTATGTACACATGACAGATTTCTGAGTGGAAAAATGTAGAACAGTGACTAAACAGGGGGCTAACATTTGACATGTATAATGAAACGAAGTGAATTGCAGAGGCATATGGAGGAATGAATCTAGGTTATTTATATCACACCATAGCAATGGAAGAAATAAGTCGTGCTTCCGGCGGCGTTGGTCTTTCCTACGGCGTCCATTCTAATGTCTGCCTTAATCAACTGGTAACTCAAATTTAGACAACCATTTTGGTTAATATGGTTAAAATGATATTTTTCGTAAACAAtagaaatataaatttaatatatgTCATGGTCTTCTTCGTTCGTAGGTGAAATATGCAAATCCTGTTCAAAAGGAGAAGTACTTGCCCAAGGTATGTGACATTTACAGAAATTTTTCAAGTTACTAGTAGTTAAAAACGGCCACAACTGATCGTTCTTCGCTGTTAGTCCCAGAAAAGAGCAACTGCAGGTTGACATTTGTCGACATAAGCAATAATATTGGTTGAATGAATTAATTTCTTATTTATGTGTTAATTTTTAAACTCTCTTAATTGCGTCGTTAAGTTGATCAGTGGCGAGCATGTTGGAGCTCTTGCGATGAGTGAACCAAACGGTAACTAATAATCCATTTTTCGTGAGTTATAGAATTACTACTGGTACATAACTAGTGATAATTTTATGAGAAATGATATATACAGTACACTATATAGATTCTAGCAGAGACGCTGCAATGCCAATCTGAAAACAAATAATGACATTTTTCATAACTTGTCAACAAAAATGCAGCTGGTTCTGATGTTGTTGGTATGAAATGCAAAGCTGATCGTGTTGAGGGAGGCTACGTTCTGAATGGAAACAAGATGTGGATCACTAACGGCCCTATCGCTCAGACACTGGTAATGTTACACACACACACAGATGAGTAATTACCCAACAAAATATTCGACATGTTTCAACGCATGACTGAGGTGTTACACTAACCTCAGTTACGCATGTATACAATATATTAAGCAGTCTTGGCTTTTTCAGAATGAAGTCTAATACTGTTACATATTTCTGCGGAACTATAATCTATAAAAGATTGTATACGCAAAAACAGACATGCCTGCTGGCTCCAAAGGAATCACTGCTTTTATCATCGAGAAAGGAATGGCTGGGTATGCCTTCTGCACCTTCTTCATGCACTTTTCCATGTGCACAAGCACAGGACAAAATTATATAGATTTGTAACGTCTCAAAAATATTCCAGATGCACAATTCGGCCTATATATACACATAAAAAATTAAGAATAGATACACGTGTTTATTGTTCGAATGAGCACTTGTGCCGTTCTTTCAGTTTTTACTGATTCCTTGCAAATTTGTTGCAGATTCACAACCGCGCAGAAATTGGACAAACTTGGAATGCGAGGAAGTCCTACGTATGTATACACAGCTAATAATGGTGGTTTAGTCGATTAAATTGTGTTTCTGTACCTGCTAAGTGCTGAAACAACACCCTAGAGATGATGTGTattgaaatttctaaaatctgcAGGTGTGAGCTTGTATTTAACAATTGTTTTGTCCCTGAAGAAAATATTCTCGGAGAAGAAGGAAAAGGTATACCTTATAGTTGTACACATTATCACCTAATCAAAACAATGG is a window of Apium graveolens cultivar Ventura chromosome 11, ASM990537v1, whole genome shotgun sequence DNA encoding:
- the LOC141697056 gene encoding isovaleryl-CoA dehydrogenase, mitochondrial-like isoform X1, which gives rise to MQRLFGVKRLLTSTKYAMHQRASFSSMLFDETQIQFKESVAQFAQENIAPHASKIDRTDSFPEEVDLWKLMGDFNLLGITAPEAYGGMNLGYLYHTIAMEEISRASGGVGLSYGVHSNVCLNQLVKYANPVQKEKYLPKLISGEHVGALAMSEPNAGSDVVGMKCKADRVEGGYVLNGNKMWITNGPIAQTLIVYAKTDMPAGSKGITAFIIEKGMAGFTTAQKLDKLGMRGSPTCELVFNNCFVPEENILGEEGKGVYVLMSGLDLERVVFAGAPVGIMQACIDIAIPYVRQRQQFGTPIGQFQLIQGKIADMYTALQSSRAYLYSVARDCDNGKTDTKDCAGVILIAAERATQVALQAIQCLGGNGYVNEYDTGRLLRDAKLYEIGAGTSEIRRMLIGRELFKETN
- the LOC141697056 gene encoding isovaleryl-CoA dehydrogenase, mitochondrial-like isoform X2; translation: MQRLFGVKRLLTSTKYAMHQRASFSSMLFDETQIQFKESVAQFAQENIAPHASKIDRTDSFPEEVDLWKLMGDFNLLGITAPAGSDVVGMKCKADRVEGGYVLNGNKMWITNGPIAQTLIVYAKTDMPAGSKGITAFIIEKGMAGFTTAQKLDKLGMRGSPTCELVFNNCFVPEENILGEEGKGVYVLMSGLDLERVVFAGAPVGIMQACIDIAIPYVRQRQQFGTPIGQFQLIQGKIADMYTALQSSRAYLYSVARDCDNGKTDTKDCAGVILIAAERATQVALQAIQCLGGNGYVNEYDTGRLLRDAKLYEIGAGTSEIRRMLIGRELFKETN